The window TTGGAATACTTTTTGGGAACTAAATTGGTTTTTAGAACGTAAATGTATTACAAAACTATCTCTATTTTTTAACTTAACGAGAACCTCATGAAGATTACCACATTATTATCCGTTTTATTTTTGTTTGCAACAGTGAGCTTAAGCGCGCAGAACATCTCAGAGCATGCTTTGGGACTACGATTGGGCGACAGTGACGGCTTTGGGGCCGAGATTTCCTATCAAAAATCGATTGGCCGCTACAACCGGGCGGAATTCAACCTAGGCTGGAGGGATAGCCGGGAGTTTGATGCTTTTAAATTGGCAGGAGTTTACCAATGGGTACGACCTTTGGATGGCAACTTTAACTGGTACTACGGTGTCGGTGGTGGACTGGGAAGCGTTGATTTTGATAGGCCAGAACCCGATTTTAACGATGATAACGATGGCTTGTTCGTGTTTGCGGCAGGTAATATCGGTATAGAATACGATTTTGATATTCCACTGCTCCTATCCTTGGACTTCCGACCTGAATTAGGCCTAGTTGGGTACGACGGTTTCGATAACGATTTTGATTTTGATATCGCATTGGGTATCCGATACCAATTCTAACGATACGATTTTTTAAAGACAAGCCCTTGGCTTTTCAATAAGCCGAGGGTTTTTTTATGCCATAAACATTGAATACCTTAGCGGCTTAAACATATTGAAATGAAAAAACTATTTGCCATATCCCTAGGTGCACTTTTGATAAGTGCCTGTAATTCTGAACCCAAAGGATACGTGTTGAGCGGAACCATTACCGGAGAACCCGAAAATGGAACCCAAATATTTTTGAAGACCACCGATTCCCTAAACCAATTGGTGGATATCGACACTACCGCCGTCCAAGATGGACTTTTCAGCTTTAGCGGAAACCAAGTGGAGCCCAAGATGTACTATCTTTTTGTGGATAAAATGCGTGGAAACGTTCCGGTAATCGTGGAGAACGGAACAATCGATGTAGAATTCCAAAAAGATAGCATTGGATACGCAAAGCTCAAAGGAACCGAACAAAACGAAGTATTCATGGACTTTTTGGAAGAGTCCCGCAGGTTTTCTGAAAGAGCGCAATCTATGCAGAACGATATGCGTACCGCAGCCCAGCAGCAAGATACTGCCACTGTGGCCGCACTTCGCGAGGAATTCATGGAATTTCAGGAAGATGCCAAAAATTTCAACCTTGATTTTGCGAAGAGCCATCCAGATGCCTACATCTCCGTTTTGGTCATCGGTAACCTGTTGGCCACAAAGTCAGCTACCGTAGATGAAATCAAATCCATGTTCGAGGCACTTTCACCCGAGATGAAGGAAACCGAACCTGCAAAAAAGATTGCGGAGCAGCTTGAAAATTTAAAATCTACCGAAGTGGGAGCCACAGCGCCCGACTTTTCTGCCCCTACGCCCTCGGGTGACGTGCTAGCATTGAGCGATGTGACCAGCAATGCAAAACTTACCTTGGTCGACTTTTGGGCCGCATGGTGCAGACCCTGTCGTGCCGAAAACCCAAACATTGTATCGGTCTACAAAAAATACCACGAAAAAGGTTTCGACGTTTTGGGCGTTTCTTTGGATACCCAAGCCGAACAATGGACCGGCGCTATTGAAGCCGATGGATTGGAATGGAACCATATTTCCAACCTTCAGCGTTTTCAGGACCCGATTGCCCGTTTGTACAACATCAATGCTATTCCTGCTGCATTTTTATTGGACGAAAATGGGGTTATCGTAGCAAGAGACCTCAGGGGACCTGCTTTGGAAGAAAAAGTGGCCGAAATACTTGGTAAGAGCTAAATCAGCCCTAAAATATAGATGAACAAAGGTCTTGAAGTTTCAAGGCCTTTTTTTATGGGATTTATGGATGACCATCATTCCGTGCTTGACACGGAATCCATTCGAATTGAAAACCATACTTCCAATAAAATTACCTATGGCATCTTAGCTAAATCTTGCCCATTTTGTCTAATACAAAAAGGATGATGATAGGAATGGCCAAGAGCACCACAATCAAGGTGTCCGTGACAAAAAGTTCTGGTTTAAACAATAAAGTGGTTGCATATCCCCCAATGGCTCCCCCAAAGTGGGCGGTGTGTCCTATATTGCCCATCCGGCTTTTCATCCCCCAAATGGAATACAACAAGTAAGCAATCCCCAACACATAGGCCGGTAATGGAATGGGAATGAACATAATGCCCAATTGCATATCAGGGTTGAGCAATATGGCGGCGTACAACACGCCCATAACCGCACCACTGGCCCCTACGGCACTGTAAAATGGCTCATCTTTATGAAAAACCAAGGCCAAAAGGCTTCCTGCCAGCAGACTCACAAAATAGATGATTAAAAATTTGATGGAGCCGAACCAACCAATCACTACCGGAGCAAAAAAATACAGCGTGAACATATTGAGGAACAAATGGGAAAAATCCACGTGCAAAAAGCCAGAGGTGGCCATCCGTTCCCGCTGCCCCGCTTGTATGGCACTGATACTGAACTTGTATCTGTCAAAAAACGCCATATTATTGAAACCACGTAGTGAAACCAGCACATTGGCAGCCATGATGGCTATCGTAGCGATATGTAAATTGAGCATGTAAATAAAGGTTTGGGTTCAAATATAGCTATATTTGCACACAAGAATAGTCTATGCAGCTGGTAGTTTATATCCTTGTTTATCCTTTGCTCTGGTTGGTTTCCAGACTCCCTTTTAAAATCATTTATTTTATCTCCGATGGGGTCTACATACTCCTGTACTACCTTATTGGGTACCGCAAAAAGGTGGTGCGCAACAATTTGGCCCTTGTTTTTCCTGAAAAATCAGAAGAGGAACGATTGGTTATAGAGAAAAAGTTCTTCAGGCATATGTGCGATATCTTTCTGGAGATGATCAAGACTCTGGGGATTAGCAATAAGGAAGTCCAAAAAAGATTTACGGTCACCAACATGGAGGTGCTCCACGAGCTTGAAGCAAAGGGCATCAACACCATGCTGATGCTGCCACATTATGCCAGCTGGGAGTGGGTGGTTTCCCTTAATCTTCAAATTAAGTCCAAAGGCTACGGTATCTACCAAAAAATAAAGAACAAGTATTTTGATAAACTGGTACGGGACCTTAGGGGCAGGTTCAACACCCAACTGATTTCCACAAGGGAGTCCCGAAAAATTTTGAAGGACGCCAAGGAAAGTAAACTACTGCTCATGGTGGGTATCATTAGCGATCAATCGCCCATGGTCATCAAGGCCAAATACTGGACAGATTTTATGGGCATAGTGGTACCTGTGCATGTGGGGGGCGAGGAAATTTGCAAAGCAAACGATATTATTCCCGTCTACCTCAAGACACGTAAAATTGGAAGGGGCTATTATGAGGGTACGGTCAAGGTACTTTCCGAAAACCCATCGGAGGTAGAAGACTACAAAATCACCGACGCCTTTTTACGGGAGACTGAAAAATCCATCCGGGAAGCGCCAGAATATTACTTCTGGACACATAAACGTTGGAAACACAAGGACAAAGTACCCAAGGAGTTCCAGATAACAACCCAAAAGGTGGTCAATTCCTAGATTCCCGCTACTTCCTTGATTTCACCGA is drawn from Flagellimonas sp. MMG031 and contains these coding sequences:
- a CDS encoding DUF4369 domain-containing protein; amino-acid sequence: MKKLFAISLGALLISACNSEPKGYVLSGTITGEPENGTQIFLKTTDSLNQLVDIDTTAVQDGLFSFSGNQVEPKMYYLFVDKMRGNVPVIVENGTIDVEFQKDSIGYAKLKGTEQNEVFMDFLEESRRFSERAQSMQNDMRTAAQQQDTATVAALREEFMEFQEDAKNFNLDFAKSHPDAYISVLVIGNLLATKSATVDEIKSMFEALSPEMKETEPAKKIAEQLENLKSTEVGATAPDFSAPTPSGDVLALSDVTSNAKLTLVDFWAAWCRPCRAENPNIVSVYKKYHEKGFDVLGVSLDTQAEQWTGAIEADGLEWNHISNLQRFQDPIARLYNINAIPAAFLLDENGVIVARDLRGPALEEKVAEILGKS
- a CDS encoding lipid A biosynthesis acyltransferase, with translation MQLVVYILVYPLLWLVSRLPFKIIYFISDGVYILLYYLIGYRKKVVRNNLALVFPEKSEEERLVIEKKFFRHMCDIFLEMIKTLGISNKEVQKRFTVTNMEVLHELEAKGINTMLMLPHYASWEWVVSLNLQIKSKGYGIYQKIKNKYFDKLVRDLRGRFNTQLISTRESRKILKDAKESKLLLMVGIISDQSPMVIKAKYWTDFMGIVVPVHVGGEEICKANDIIPVYLKTRKIGRGYYEGTVKVLSENPSEVEDYKITDAFLRETEKSIREAPEYYFWTHKRWKHKDKVPKEFQITTQKVVNS
- a CDS encoding rhomboid family intramembrane serine protease, producing MLNLHIATIAIMAANVLVSLRGFNNMAFFDRYKFSISAIQAGQRERMATSGFLHVDFSHLFLNMFTLYFFAPVVIGWFGSIKFLIIYFVSLLAGSLLALVFHKDEPFYSAVGASGAVMGVLYAAILLNPDMQLGIMFIPIPLPAYVLGIAYLLYSIWGMKSRMGNIGHTAHFGGAIGGYATTLLFKPELFVTDTLIVVLLAIPIIILFVLDKMGKI